One Marinibacterium anthonyi genomic region harbors:
- the bdbD_2 gene encoding Thiol-disulfide oxidoreductase D gives MNRRALILSVLTFGLAGFGAASWYVTRPSPAPVGEAVPPELSDALIRSYSPILGSESAPVTIVEFFDPACEACRAFYPVVKNIMSEHGDAVRVVIRYTPFHGEASEEAIRVLEAARMQDVFEPVLEAVLREQPRWASHGAPEPGLILDIAASAGLAVEEARDQLLFPGTTAVLNQDRADVEAMGVSQTPTFFVNGRPLNPFGEAELRRVVAAEVAAARS, from the coding sequence ATGAACAGACGTGCACTGATCCTCTCCGTGCTCACCTTTGGTCTAGCAGGGTTTGGCGCAGCTTCCTGGTATGTGACCCGCCCTTCCCCGGCCCCCGTGGGAGAGGCTGTTCCGCCAGAACTGTCCGATGCGCTGATCCGGTCCTACTCGCCGATCCTCGGGTCGGAAAGCGCGCCTGTAACGATAGTCGAATTCTTCGACCCGGCCTGCGAGGCTTGTCGGGCCTTTTATCCGGTGGTCAAAAACATCATGTCCGAACACGGCGACGCCGTGCGCGTGGTGATCCGTTACACGCCATTCCATGGTGAGGCGTCAGAAGAGGCCATCCGGGTGCTCGAGGCGGCTCGCATGCAGGACGTCTTCGAACCCGTGCTCGAAGCCGTCCTGCGCGAGCAGCCGCGTTGGGCCTCTCATGGGGCGCCAGAACCGGGTCTGATCCTCGATATCGCCGCCTCCGCCGGACTGGCCGTCGAGGAGGCGCGCGACCAGTTGCTCTTTCCAGGGACGACGGCCGTTCTCAACCAAGATCGCGCGGATGTCGAAGCCATGGGCGTAAGCCAGACACCAACCTTCTTCGTGAACGGCCGCCCGCTGAACCCGTTCGGGGAGGCCGAACTGCGACGCGTTGTTGCGGCCGAAGTGGCCGCGGCGCGGAGCTGA
- a CDS encoding SCO1/SenC: protein MEGLGDEAERVQPIFITIDWERDSPKVLSQYVEQFDSGIIGLTGTAKQMAAISDNFPIFFERNEEASAPGGYTMSHTSNLFLFDPQAGYSTSWPYGTSAEEILVDLQERI, encoded by the coding sequence ATGGAGGGACTGGGCGACGAGGCAGAAAGGGTCCAGCCCATTTTCATTACAATAGATTGGGAACGTGATAGTCCGAAGGTACTCTCCCAATACGTGGAGCAGTTTGACTCAGGTATCATCGGTCTGACTGGCACGGCGAAACAGATGGCCGCGATATCTGATAACTTCCCCATATTTTTTGAAAGGAACGAGGAGGCATCCGCTCCAGGGGGCTACACGATGAGCCATACCTCGAACCTGTTCCTATTTGACCCACAGGCGGGTTACTCAACCTCCTGGCCCTACGGCACGTCCGCCGAAGAGATCCTTGTTGATCTGCAGGAAAGGATCTGA
- the bdbC_1 gene encoding Thiol-disulfide oxidoreductase C has protein sequence MKRVTGDMAIGLAWTVATSSSLAVLFIGEVLGQTPCVLCWFQRAFMFPLVIILGLGLWWSDHGVGRYGIALALGGAAVAVWHLGLYTGLIPEQIQPCTATGPSCTDDNQLVFGIPVPLLALVAFTVIGALSALSLREPQE, from the coding sequence ATGAAACGTGTTACCGGAGACATGGCCATCGGGCTGGCCTGGACCGTCGCCACGTCCTCCTCGTTGGCGGTTCTTTTTATCGGCGAAGTGCTCGGCCAGACGCCCTGTGTGCTCTGCTGGTTCCAACGCGCCTTCATGTTTCCGCTGGTGATCATCCTCGGGCTCGGGCTGTGGTGGAGTGACCATGGCGTCGGGCGCTACGGGATCGCGCTCGCCCTGGGCGGCGCGGCCGTGGCGGTCTGGCATCTTGGTCTGTACACAGGCCTGATCCCCGAGCAAATTCAGCCCTGCACCGCGACCGGCCCCTCCTGCACCGACGACAACCAGTTAGTCTTCGGAATTCCGGTTCCGCTGTTGGCGTTGGTCGCCTTCACCGTGATTGGAGCACTCTCCGCCCTCTCCCTGAGGGAACCGCAAGAATGA
- the ypmQ_1 gene encoding BsSco, which yields MSFRLTDHEGNEVGPETLIGRPSMVFFGFTYCPDVCPTTLSDISGWLDDLGDDATEMNVVFITVDPARDTVQTMAEYVSYFHSAIRGWTGAQDQIAQAVRGFRASYERVPTESGDYTMNHTASVFLFDRSGRFVSMIDYHEPREFAVPKIRRALEEES from the coding sequence ATGAGCTTCCGCCTAACCGACCACGAGGGCAACGAGGTCGGGCCGGAAACCCTGATCGGGCGCCCTTCAATGGTGTTCTTCGGCTTTACTTACTGCCCGGACGTCTGCCCGACCACGCTTTCGGACATCTCAGGCTGGCTGGACGACCTGGGCGACGACGCCACGGAGATGAATGTGGTCTTTATCACCGTCGATCCTGCGCGAGACACCGTCCAAACGATGGCAGAGTATGTCAGCTATTTCCATTCAGCTATCCGTGGATGGACCGGGGCCCAAGATCAGATCGCACAAGCCGTGCGCGGTTTCCGTGCAAGCTACGAGCGCGTACCGACCGAAAGCGGCGATTACACGATGAACCATACCGCGAGTGTCTTCCTGTTCGATCGTTCGGGCCGGTTCGTCTCCATGATCGACTATCACGAACCGAGAGAATTCGCCGTGCCTAAAATCCGGCGTGCACTTGAAGAAGAATCTTAG
- a CDS encoding Site-specific recombinase XerD: MREGTSYHETKTFDRRPTATAWIKKREKELAKPGALEELTVSDPPLSKAIERYTEETVKEIGRTKAQVLRTIATYPIADLPCSTIKSKDIIEFLQSLPGQPQTVGNYASHLASIFAIARPMWDFRLDDREMKDAITVARRMGIISRSAQRNRRPTLDELDRLLDHFIDRRQRTPQAMPMHKVIVFALFSTRRQAEITRLTWDDYQEGHERVLVRDMKHPGEKLGNDTWVDLPEEAIRIVDSMPGHKTEIFPYSPDAITANFTRACKLLGIEDLHFHDLRHEGISRLFEMGWNIPHVAAVSGHKSWVSLKRYTHIRESGDKYANWSGLQFAIDND; encoded by the coding sequence ATGCGAGAAGGAACCTCCTATCATGAGACGAAGACCTTTGACAGACGCCCTACGGCAACCGCTTGGATTAAGAAACGTGAGAAAGAGCTTGCCAAGCCTGGTGCGCTGGAAGAGCTGACCGTATCGGACCCTCCGCTGTCCAAAGCGATCGAGCGCTACACCGAAGAAACGGTGAAGGAGATCGGTCGCACAAAGGCACAGGTCCTCAGGACCATCGCGACCTACCCAATCGCCGATCTGCCCTGCTCCACCATCAAGTCGAAGGATATCATCGAGTTCCTTCAGTCACTGCCTGGGCAACCGCAAACCGTCGGGAACTACGCGAGCCATCTCGCCTCCATATTCGCCATAGCACGACCGATGTGGGACTTTCGACTGGATGACCGGGAGATGAAAGACGCGATCACCGTCGCGCGCCGCATGGGGATCATCTCCCGTTCAGCGCAGCGGAACCGCAGGCCCACCCTCGATGAACTCGACCGGCTGCTGGATCATTTCATTGATCGGCGCCAGAGAACACCTCAGGCCATGCCCATGCACAAGGTGATCGTTTTCGCTCTCTTCTCGACGCGCCGACAGGCAGAGATCACCCGCCTCACCTGGGATGACTACCAGGAGGGGCACGAGCGCGTTCTGGTCCGTGACATGAAGCATCCCGGCGAAAAGCTCGGAAACGATACTTGGGTCGACTTGCCTGAAGAGGCCATTCGGATCGTCGACAGCATGCCCGGGCATAAAACTGAGATCTTCCCCTACTCCCCGGACGCAATCACGGCTAACTTCACCCGAGCTTGCAAGCTGCTCGGGATCGAGGATCTGCACTTCCACGATCTGCGCCACGAAGGCATTTCTCGGTTGTTCGAGATGGGTTGGAACATTCCCCACGTTGCAGCGGTCAGTGGACACAAGTCTTGGGTTAGCCTGAAACGCTATACGCACATCCGGGAAAGTGGCGACAAATATGCAAACTGGTCCGGACTGCAGTTCGCAATCGACAACGATTGA
- a CDS encoding Glycyl-glycine endopeptidase ALE-1 precursor, with translation MKFGIFAASFTGLAALSAGGLALSWEWSSDPVPPALAAASAWSPPALQAPRVLETAFPAQGQPGIERIPEFKPLPLLQEIAANDTALPEIEPVLTRWSREIAPGETLDAVLAEAGLAANTRAEVALAIGAEYDLRRLRPGHSITLISTADGAARSVSLTVGDGVRIEATFGEELSTSVVSPEPELVTLAGEAVIGSSLFAALEEADMPARFAVDLAQMLGGTVDFRRDMSGGEKLQLLWREARLGNERIGQPDLAFAALEIGGALYEIVWPDNESGQATIYVDGEVLRVFAQPVEGARLSSVFGRRTHPVYGNVRMHTGVDFAAEGGTPVHATAPGQVSFIGWRNGYGRVVELSHGSDTMTRYAHLSSTPDELAQGQRVAAGDMIGRVGATGTATGPNLHYEVLVEGRPTDPLTDDRLASATERQTDDTALSRLSEARALLAARLDREIALQTTESL, from the coding sequence ATGAAGTTCGGAATATTCGCGGCAAGTTTCACAGGCTTAGCGGCATTGTCCGCTGGGGGACTTGCATTATCCTGGGAATGGTCGAGCGATCCGGTTCCTCCGGCGCTCGCCGCAGCTAGCGCGTGGTCTCCGCCGGCGTTGCAAGCTCCCAGGGTTTTGGAAACCGCCTTTCCGGCACAGGGACAGCCAGGTATCGAAAGAATTCCCGAATTCAAACCCTTGCCGCTCCTGCAGGAGATCGCGGCCAACGACACTGCATTGCCGGAGATTGAACCCGTTCTGACGAGATGGTCGCGCGAAATCGCGCCTGGCGAAACCCTCGATGCCGTCCTGGCGGAGGCCGGCCTCGCGGCAAACACCCGGGCAGAAGTCGCCTTGGCAATAGGTGCTGAATATGACCTGCGGCGCCTCCGGCCCGGACATTCCATCACCCTCATCTCGACCGCAGATGGTGCTGCGCGCTCGGTATCGCTTACCGTCGGAGACGGTGTTCGGATTGAGGCCACCTTCGGTGAAGAGCTGTCTACATCAGTCGTTTCACCTGAACCCGAACTCGTGACCCTCGCGGGTGAGGCGGTGATCGGCAGTTCACTCTTCGCCGCCCTCGAAGAGGCCGACATGCCCGCCCGGTTTGCCGTGGACCTTGCGCAAATGCTCGGCGGAACTGTGGATTTCCGTCGTGACATGTCGGGCGGCGAAAAGCTGCAACTTCTTTGGAGAGAGGCCCGGCTTGGAAACGAAAGAATCGGGCAGCCTGACCTGGCATTCGCTGCTCTGGAGATCGGCGGAGCCCTCTACGAAATCGTCTGGCCGGATAACGAAAGCGGTCAGGCTACGATCTATGTGGATGGTGAGGTCTTGCGGGTCTTTGCACAACCGGTCGAAGGCGCGCGCCTCAGTTCTGTGTTTGGACGTCGCACACACCCGGTCTATGGCAATGTTCGAATGCACACTGGAGTCGACTTCGCGGCGGAGGGTGGAACTCCGGTCCATGCGACAGCCCCCGGTCAAGTCAGCTTCATCGGCTGGCGAAATGGGTACGGCCGCGTCGTTGAACTCTCTCACGGCTCGGACACCATGACGAGATACGCACATCTCAGCTCGACCCCCGACGAGCTAGCTCAAGGCCAGCGCGTGGCGGCGGGGGACATGATTGGTCGCGTCGGCGCCACGGGTACGGCAACCGGGCCCAATCTTCACTACGAGGTTCTCGTCGAAGGTCGCCCAACAGATCCTCTCACCGATGACCGTCTCGCCAGTGCAACTGAGCGCCAGACGGATGACACAGCGTTGTCGCGACTTTCTGAGGCACGCGCCCTTCTGGCCGCCCGCCTGGACCGCGAGATCGCCCTGCAAACAACTGAAAGCCTATGA